A window from Flavobacterium gyeonganense encodes these proteins:
- a CDS encoding glycoside hydrolase family 2 TIM barrel-domain containing protein has translation MKKIVLAFALFLSLQNYAQNNEWESPQIVDRGKEAGRSSFLLFSNETEFKNNNPQKSQLYQSLNGSWKFNIVKNPSQRPTDFFTTTLNDSGWNTIAVPSNWELQGYDIPIYTNLVYPFPKNPPFIGGDYNPVATYRRTFKVSDSWKDKEIILHFGSITGYAKVFLNGKEVGMTKASKTPAEFNVTSFLNKGENLIAVQVFRWHDGSYLEDQDFWRLSGIERDVYLQAMPKTTVWDYFVKSVLDNQYKNGIFNLDVTLKYFEKNSIKNPSVKVELFDKDGKTVYSESKKVNTKEEKISFGGTIDNVKQWNAETPNLYKYTITLLDNKGKTLEIISKRTGFRKVEIKNAQLLVNGKAVLVKGVNIHEHDDVNGHVPNTELMLKDLKLMKEFNINAIRMSHYPHDTKFYDLCDEYGFYVVDEANIETHGMGAELQGGFDQKKHPAYLPEWAPAHLDRIKRMFAFDKNHPSIIIWSLGNECGNGPVFYDAYDWLKQVDSTRPVQFEQAGENRNTDIVCPMYPGIKSMKDYAGSDKKRPYIMCEYSHAMGNSNGNFQEYWDIIHGSKHMQGGFIWDWVDQGIKTKNAEGKTFWAYGGDLGGEKMHNDENFCANGLIAANRTPHPGLFEVKKVYQDIQFQLKDENNLLVKNYFNFTNLNNYTFKWELIKNGLKVKESEFDLDVNPEETKEFKINYGNLDDNSEYFLNVFAFSKYDAPLVAKGHEFARAQFALGNGSYFKNNNITKNTSKLKHAVKGNVLYFETENIAGEFDLKKGEILKYNLKNADNVIFTNFPTPFFGVLQQIMILGTKCSKN, from the coding sequence ATGAAAAAAATTGTATTAGCATTTGCCTTGTTTTTAAGTTTACAAAATTATGCCCAGAATAATGAATGGGAAAGTCCTCAGATAGTTGATAGGGGGAAAGAAGCGGGCAGAAGTTCCTTTCTTTTATTCAGCAATGAAACCGAATTTAAAAATAACAATCCTCAAAAATCCCAATTATACCAGAGTCTGAATGGAAGCTGGAAATTCAATATTGTCAAAAATCCGTCTCAAAGACCAACAGATTTCTTCACCACTACATTGAATGATTCTGGCTGGAATACTATTGCTGTGCCTTCCAATTGGGAGCTGCAGGGTTATGATATTCCTATTTATACCAATCTAGTTTATCCTTTTCCTAAAAACCCGCCTTTTATTGGTGGCGATTATAATCCGGTCGCTACTTACAGACGTACCTTTAAAGTATCGGATTCGTGGAAAGACAAAGAAATTATACTTCATTTTGGATCCATTACCGGTTATGCCAAAGTATTCCTGAACGGAAAAGAGGTAGGAATGACCAAAGCTTCTAAAACGCCAGCAGAATTTAATGTTACTTCTTTTTTGAATAAAGGAGAAAACTTAATTGCTGTTCAGGTTTTTCGCTGGCATGACGGAAGTTATTTAGAAGATCAGGATTTCTGGAGATTAAGCGGTATAGAACGTGATGTGTATTTACAGGCAATGCCAAAGACTACTGTTTGGGATTATTTCGTAAAAAGTGTTTTAGACAATCAATACAAAAACGGAATTTTCAATCTGGATGTGACTCTAAAATATTTCGAAAAAAATAGTATTAAAAATCCATCTGTAAAAGTAGAATTGTTTGATAAAGATGGAAAAACAGTTTATTCTGAAAGCAAAAAAGTAAACACAAAAGAAGAAAAAATAAGCTTTGGAGGTACGATTGATAATGTAAAACAATGGAATGCTGAAACACCAAATTTATATAAATACACTATTACATTGTTAGATAATAAAGGAAAAACCCTTGAAATTATTTCTAAAAGAACAGGTTTTAGAAAAGTAGAAATCAAAAATGCTCAATTGTTGGTCAACGGAAAAGCGGTTTTGGTGAAAGGTGTCAATATTCACGAACATGATGATGTAAATGGACACGTTCCAAACACAGAACTGATGTTGAAAGACCTTAAGTTAATGAAAGAATTCAATATCAATGCAATTCGAATGAGTCATTATCCACATGACACAAAATTTTATGATTTATGTGATGAGTACGGTTTTTATGTGGTGGACGAAGCCAATATTGAAACACACGGAATGGGAGCTGAATTACAAGGAGGATTCGATCAGAAAAAACATCCTGCTTATTTGCCGGAATGGGCGCCTGCACATCTCGATCGCATTAAAAGAATGTTTGCATTTGATAAAAATCATCCTTCAATCATCATTTGGTCTTTAGGAAATGAGTGCGGAAACGGTCCTGTTTTTTATGATGCTTATGATTGGCTGAAACAAGTAGATTCAACACGTCCAGTACAGTTTGAACAGGCCGGAGAAAACAGAAATACAGACATTGTATGTCCGATGTATCCGGGAATTAAGAGCATGAAGGATTATGCCGGATCAGATAAAAAACGTCCTTATATTATGTGTGAATATTCACATGCTATGGGTAACAGTAATGGTAATTTTCAGGAATACTGGGATATTATTCATGGAAGCAAACACATGCAGGGAGGCTTTATATGGGACTGGGTTGATCAGGGTATCAAAACTAAAAACGCAGAAGGAAAAACCTTCTGGGCTTATGGAGGAGATTTAGGAGGGGAAAAAATGCATAACGACGAAAATTTTTGTGCTAATGGCTTAATTGCAGCCAACAGAACCCCGCATCCCGGTTTATTTGAAGTTAAAAAAGTCTATCAGGACATTCAATTTCAGCTTAAGGATGAAAACAATCTGTTGGTTAAGAATTACTTTAATTTTACGAATCTAAATAATTATACCTTTAAATGGGAGTTGATAAAAAACGGATTAAAAGTAAAAGAAAGTGAGTTTGATCTGGATGTAAATCCGGAAGAAACAAAGGAATTTAAGATAAATTATGGTAATCTTGACGACAATTCTGAATATTTTTTAAATGTCTTTGCATTTTCAAAATACGATGCGCCCTTGGTTGCGAAAGGTCATGAATTTGCAAGGGCACAATTTGCGTTAGGAAATGGTTCTTATTTTAAAAATAACAACATTACAAAAAATACATCAAAACTAAAGCATGCTGTTAAAGGAAATGTACTTTATTTTGAAACGGAGAATATTGCAGGGGAATTTGACCTGAAAAAAGGGGAGATCCTGAAATACAACCTGAAAAATGCAGATAATGTTATTTTTACTAATTTCCCAACACCTTTTTTTGGCGTGCTCCAACAGATAATGATTTTGGGAACAAAATGCAGCAAAAATTAG
- a CDS encoding beta-galactosidase small subunit, protein MQQKLVIWKEASQNPTVVGVQLDKNTSEGLPIKVTYKLAGADVPYTVNYLIQNDGAIKVAAAIDMAGKNLPELPRFGMRSKLNGSYNNLTYYGRGPWENYSDRNSASFIGEYSDKVINQYTRNYIRPQEGGYKTDVRWLTLKNDKGQGIKIEGLQTLGFSALNISTEDLDPGKTKAQRHPSDLDLDSKEAVYLHLDYKQRGLGGDDSWGRLPHDPYRLLDKQYTYSYIISLIK, encoded by the coding sequence ATGCAGCAAAAATTAGTAATCTGGAAAGAAGCATCCCAAAATCCAACGGTTGTAGGTGTGCAGCTGGATAAAAATACTTCAGAAGGTTTACCTATAAAGGTTACCTACAAGTTAGCCGGAGCCGATGTTCCTTACACTGTAAATTATCTGATTCAGAACGATGGGGCGATAAAAGTCGCTGCAGCTATTGATATGGCTGGGAAAAATCTTCCTGAATTACCTCGTTTCGGAATGCGTTCAAAATTAAACGGCTCTTATAATAATCTGACTTATTACGGAAGAGGACCATGGGAAAATTACTCAGATAGAAATTCAGCTTCGTTTATTGGCGAATATTCAGATAAGGTAATCAATCAGTACACTAGAAATTATATCCGCCCTCAGGAAGGTGGTTATAAAACGGATGTTCGCTGGCTGACTTTAAAAAATGATAAAGGGCAGGGAATAAAAATCGAAGGATTACAGACTCTTGGATTTAGTGCACTGAATATTTCAACAGAAGATTTAGATCCGGGAAAAACCAAAGCACAGCGACATCCATCTGATCTGGATTTAGATTCTAAAGAAGCAGTTTACCTGCATCTGGACTACAAACAAAGAGGTTTGGGCGGTGATGACAGCTGGGGACGTTTGCCTCACGATCCCTATCGTTTATTGGACAAACAATATACTTATTCTTATATCATTTCATTGATTAAATAA
- a CDS encoding hybrid sensor histidine kinase/response regulator transcription factor: MRNKLLLFLLFFVCFSALPQSEKTAIPKNGQERYDIRYIGIQNGLANNAVTSVYKDKRGLMWFGTYDGISRYDGYNFLSFRNEPNDVNSLVNNRIVTICGTQNEVWIGTKRGISVYDYLRNKFITKNYTNAKTSKNEVIDFVINQIRDFKSKLYIATAGKGLLYYEGNEEKIIQIPLYVKGKLLWDYHVQEIDFDKSGKLWGSVAGIGLVSMDASAQKLSVVFPFAVGSGCILYDKFSNIWLGAEDGLLRYNVVNRTHHLYKNQEVQYPVLDLMCRPDEKELWIATNGNGVVKYNYSTDNFSLLSSDLNEEKLNSNAISSLFSDNTNRVWIGTLRGGVNTIEERKSPFTTISRNEKIKNTLPSDFILSLSEQDNENLWIGTDGAGVSLWNRKNNTFTNYSYDAKNPNSLSNNFVSAIVKDTKGTWFGTYGGGVCLFNPHTRSFKKYKLYNPKLNGHQKNIWVLFRSKNNTLWAASPDEEGLYRYNEKTDLFDFVDAGIRGIISMSEDKNGNLWIGNFSKLYQLNLKTMKSRELEVKYPVRSIVSHSDTKMLVGTEGGGLMLFNPKTFNSSFLTQKNKLPNNSVLNIVQDNDRTYWCSTYNGIFVYDAANGKITSYHDADGLQSNQFNYNAALKLSTGEIVFGGIKGFNIIDTKITNQFHDFPKLIITSIKVNNKAYDQSGLSVFGIDKLELPYDESMLNIEFAALEYSLPEKISYAYFLEGWDSQWHYVDNIRNANYSRITEGDYVLKIKSTNAEGIWNTKSISLPITILPPWYRSGFAYFFYFLLIGFIIYVVDKYQRQQEKLKYEVRLSQDLAKQEKELNEKKLTFFTNISHEFRSPLTMIINPLKEIIYGTDQQIDPAAIEMVYSNSRRLLSLVDQLLLFRKTETETGKLKIGQIDIVELCKEVFSCFVQHAKTKKIDYSFSISEEKVMVYVDREKIEMAIFNLISNALKFTEKENGIVTVSLRCSENEIVISVIDNGEGVPDADKDKIFNLFYQSSQNIRNNRKGFGIGLYLVKQFITQHHGKVSCRDNEKGGSVFEIKLLLGKEHFGNIEIREDLSDRTLFLEEALEDTVQKNVLQTIEEPENVQDLIKDAKSILVVDDNVQIRNYLKRILMLKYHVTIAENAEAALAIIKKVMPDLIISDVVMGEMNGVTFCKHIKSDDELKHIPVILLTGGTSEDIKLKGAEVGADDYITKPFDNDYLLARISGILARRESEQHYMLNSVTKKSESLKLSDEDKKLIDRIVEIIDANLDVENFNVNDLSEHLGMSYSLVYKKIKKITGKSVSEFTRNVRLRKVATLLITTDLQISEAAAIAGFGDIKYFRKHFQQFYNLNPSEFKKKYQNVKDNKYILNESFWKST, from the coding sequence TTGAGAAATAAATTACTTTTATTTTTATTGTTTTTTGTATGCTTTTCGGCACTACCACAGTCGGAAAAAACAGCTATTCCAAAAAATGGACAGGAAAGATATGATATTCGTTATATTGGAATCCAAAATGGTCTTGCCAATAATGCGGTAACTTCTGTTTATAAAGATAAGCGGGGATTAATGTGGTTTGGAACTTATGATGGGATCAGCAGGTATGACGGATATAATTTTCTGAGTTTCAGAAATGAGCCTAATGATGTCAATTCGTTAGTCAACAATAGAATTGTTACGATTTGCGGTACTCAGAATGAAGTTTGGATCGGTACAAAAAGAGGAATAAGTGTTTACGATTATTTACGAAATAAGTTTATAACAAAGAATTATACGAATGCCAAAACTTCTAAAAATGAAGTGATTGATTTTGTAATCAATCAAATTCGGGATTTTAAATCAAAACTGTATATCGCAACCGCGGGTAAGGGCTTGCTTTATTATGAAGGGAATGAAGAAAAAATCATTCAGATTCCGCTTTATGTAAAAGGTAAATTATTGTGGGATTATCATGTTCAGGAAATTGATTTTGATAAATCCGGTAAACTCTGGGGCTCTGTTGCAGGTATCGGACTTGTTTCAATGGATGCATCAGCACAAAAACTTTCCGTAGTTTTCCCTTTTGCGGTGGGCAGCGGCTGCATTTTATATGATAAATTTTCAAATATTTGGCTGGGAGCCGAAGATGGATTGTTGCGATACAACGTCGTAAACAGAACGCATCACCTTTATAAAAATCAGGAAGTACAATATCCTGTTTTAGATTTGATGTGCAGGCCAGATGAGAAAGAATTATGGATTGCTACAAATGGCAACGGAGTTGTAAAATACAATTACAGCACAGATAATTTTTCTTTATTAAGTTCAGATCTAAACGAAGAAAAACTCAACAGTAATGCTATTTCCTCTTTGTTTTCAGACAATACAAACCGTGTCTGGATTGGTACTTTGCGAGGCGGAGTAAATACAATTGAAGAACGAAAAAGTCCTTTTACGACCATTTCAAGAAATGAGAAAATAAAAAATACGCTGCCCAGTGATTTTATCCTTTCATTATCAGAACAGGACAATGAAAATCTCTGGATAGGAACAGACGGGGCCGGTGTAAGTTTATGGAACAGAAAGAATAATACGTTTACTAATTATTCCTATGATGCAAAGAATCCAAATTCATTATCTAACAATTTTGTTTCAGCTATTGTTAAAGATACAAAAGGAACCTGGTTTGGAACTTATGGAGGAGGCGTTTGCTTATTTAATCCTCACACCCGAAGTTTTAAAAAATACAAACTTTATAATCCTAAACTCAACGGACATCAAAAGAATATCTGGGTGCTTTTTCGAAGTAAAAACAACACTTTATGGGCCGCTTCTCCCGATGAAGAAGGATTGTATCGTTATAATGAAAAAACTGATCTTTTTGATTTTGTAGATGCCGGAATCAGGGGAATTATTTCTATGTCAGAAGATAAAAACGGTAATCTTTGGATTGGAAATTTTTCGAAATTGTACCAGCTCAATCTCAAAACAATGAAGAGTAGAGAACTTGAGGTAAAATATCCGGTCCGTTCAATTGTTTCACATTCTGATACCAAAATGCTTGTGGGTACAGAAGGAGGAGGTTTGATGCTTTTTAATCCGAAGACATTTAATAGCAGCTTTTTGACTCAAAAAAATAAACTTCCTAATAATTCGGTTTTGAATATTGTTCAGGATAACGATCGAACTTATTGGTGCAGTACCTATAACGGGATATTTGTGTACGATGCAGCTAACGGAAAAATAACGAGTTATCATGATGCAGACGGACTTCAGAGCAATCAGTTTAATTATAATGCAGCATTAAAACTTTCTACAGGCGAAATTGTATTTGGCGGAATTAAAGGCTTCAATATTATCGATACCAAAATAACGAATCAATTTCATGATTTCCCTAAACTGATTATCACTTCGATAAAAGTAAACAATAAGGCTTATGATCAGTCGGGTTTGTCTGTTTTCGGAATTGATAAATTAGAATTGCCTTACGACGAATCGATGCTGAACATTGAATTTGCAGCATTAGAATACAGTCTGCCTGAAAAAATATCTTATGCTTATTTTTTAGAAGGCTGGGATTCGCAATGGCATTATGTTGACAATATTCGCAATGCAAACTATTCCAGAATTACAGAAGGCGATTATGTCCTCAAAATTAAATCTACAAATGCAGAGGGAATCTGGAATACAAAATCCATTTCATTGCCCATCACCATTTTACCCCCATGGTACAGAAGTGGCTTTGCTTATTTTTTCTATTTTCTCCTTATCGGATTCATTATTTATGTTGTAGATAAATACCAGCGGCAACAGGAAAAACTAAAATATGAGGTAAGGCTTTCTCAGGATTTAGCGAAGCAGGAAAAAGAACTGAATGAAAAGAAATTAACGTTCTTTACCAACATTTCACATGAGTTCAGGTCGCCTTTGACCATGATAATTAATCCGCTAAAGGAAATCATTTACGGAACAGACCAGCAGATAGATCCGGCAGCGATAGAAATGGTGTACAGTAATTCGAGAAGGTTACTGAGTCTGGTTGACCAGCTGCTTCTTTTTCGAAAAACTGAAACCGAAACAGGGAAACTTAAAATTGGCCAGATTGATATTGTAGAACTATGCAAAGAGGTTTTTAGCTGTTTTGTTCAGCATGCCAAAACAAAAAAAATAGATTACAGTTTTAGCATTTCCGAAGAAAAAGTAATGGTTTACGTGGATCGGGAAAAGATTGAAATGGCGATTTTCAATTTGATTTCGAATGCATTAAAATTTACTGAAAAAGAAAACGGAATAGTTACTGTCAGTTTAAGATGTTCAGAAAATGAAATAGTTATCAGTGTCATCGATAATGGTGAAGGAGTTCCGGATGCGGATAAAGACAAAATTTTTAATCTGTTTTATCAGTCCAGTCAAAATATCAGGAATAACCGAAAAGGCTTCGGCATTGGTTTGTATCTGGTTAAACAGTTTATTACACAACATCACGGAAAAGTTAGCTGTCGTGATAATGAAAAAGGAGGATCTGTTTTTGAAATTAAATTATTACTCGGAAAAGAGCATTTTGGGAATATCGAAATCCGTGAAGATTTGAGCGACAGAACCTTGTTTTTAGAAGAAGCTTTAGAAGATACGGTACAGAAAAATGTATTGCAAACTATCGAAGAACCTGAAAATGTTCAGGATTTGATTAAAGATGCGAAAAGCATTTTGGTGGTAGATGATAATGTTCAGATCAGGAATTATTTAAAGAGGATATTGATGCTAAAATATCATGTTACGATAGCTGAAAATGCAGAAGCAGCTTTGGCTATAATTAAAAAAGTAATGCCCGACCTGATTATTTCTGATGTGGTAATGGGTGAAATGAACGGAGTTACGTTTTGCAAACACATTAAATCTGATGACGAGCTAAAGCATATTCCGGTTATACTGCTCACTGGAGGAACTTCTGAAGATATAAAGCTGAAAGGCGCCGAAGTAGGAGCAGATGATTATATTACAAAACCATTTGATAATGACTATTTATTAGCCCGAATCAGCGGAATATTAGCGAGACGTGAAAGCGAGCAGCATTATATGCTGAATTCAGTAACTAAAAAATCGGAAAGTTTAAAGCTATCTGATGAGGATAAAAAACTGATTGACAGAATTGTAGAAATCATAGATGCGAATTTAGATGTGGAGAATTTTAATGTAAATGATTTATCAGAACATTTAGGTATGAGTTATTCTTTGGTTTATAAAAAAATCAAAAAGATTACAGGAAAATCAGTTTCAGAATTTACCCGAAATGTCCGATTGCGAAAAGTAGCAACCTTATTAATTACTACCGATTTACAGATCAGTGAAGCGGCTGCAATTGCAGGTTTTGGCGATATTAAATATTTCAGGAAGCACTTTCAGCAATTTTACAATTTAAATCCTTCAGAATTTAAGAAGAAGTATCAAAATGTAAAGGATAACAAATACATTCTGAATGAAAGTTTCTGGAAATCAACTTGA
- a CDS encoding glycoside hydrolase family 88 protein, whose amino-acid sequence MINLKNSFFITLTAVSLLSCKITAQKKSAIKQSKAEVISIIDKVNNHWQETHPEPGNSFWHVSAYHTGNMEAYKVTKNKKYLDYSLLWAEKNQWMGAKSNDKAEWKYNYGETDKHVLFGDWQICFQTYIDLYNFTGKKDPGKIARAREVMEYEMSTPANDYWWWVDGLYMVMPVMTKLYNVTGNEIYLEKLHSYLQYSDSIMYDSEAKLYYRDAKYVYPKHKSANGKKDFWARGDGWIFAGYAKIIQDLPKSAKHRAEYISRFKDMAKSLAEAQQTEGYWTRSILDPEHAPGPETSGTAFFTYGFLWGINNGILDKKTYLPVVEKSWNYLTKFALQEDGTVGYVQPIGEKAIPGQVVDKNFTADFGVGAFLLAASEMSRFVK is encoded by the coding sequence ATGATAAATTTAAAAAACTCATTTTTTATTACATTGACTGCTGTTTCACTGCTAAGCTGTAAAATTACGGCGCAAAAGAAATCTGCAATAAAGCAATCAAAAGCAGAAGTTATTTCGATTATTGATAAAGTAAATAATCACTGGCAGGAAACACATCCTGAACCGGGGAATTCTTTTTGGCATGTTTCGGCTTATCATACCGGAAACATGGAAGCTTATAAAGTGACTAAAAACAAAAAGTATCTGGATTATTCGCTGTTATGGGCCGAGAAAAACCAATGGATGGGCGCCAAATCAAATGACAAGGCGGAGTGGAAATACAATTATGGAGAAACTGATAAACATGTTTTGTTTGGTGACTGGCAGATTTGTTTTCAGACTTATATCGACTTATACAACTTTACAGGAAAAAAGGATCCAGGTAAAATTGCCCGTGCCCGCGAAGTGATGGAATATGAAATGAGTACTCCGGCAAATGATTACTGGTGGTGGGTTGACGGATTGTATATGGTCATGCCTGTAATGACAAAGCTTTACAACGTTACCGGAAACGAAATTTATCTGGAAAAACTACATTCATATCTACAATATTCGGATAGTATTATGTATGATAGCGAGGCAAAATTATATTACCGTGATGCGAAATATGTATATCCAAAACACAAAAGTGCTAACGGTAAAAAAGACTTTTGGGCAAGGGGAGACGGCTGGATTTTTGCCGGTTATGCCAAAATTATTCAGGATTTGCCAAAATCGGCTAAACACAGGGCAGAATACATCAGCCGTTTTAAGGATATGGCTAAATCTTTGGCGGAAGCCCAACAAACTGAAGGTTATTGGACAAGAAGTATTCTGGATCCCGAACATGCCCCGGGACCTGAAACCAGCGGTACAGCATTTTTTACCTACGGATTTTTATGGGGAATCAATAATGGAATTTTAGACAAGAAAACGTATCTGCCGGTTGTAGAAAAATCATGGAATTACTTAACCAAATTTGCACTTCAGGAAGATGGGACAGTAGGCTATGTACAGCCAATTGGTGAAAAAGCGATTCCGGGACAAGTGGTAGATAAGAATTTTACAGCTGATTTTGGAGTGGGCGCTTTTTTACTGGCAGCATCAGAAATGTCACGTTTTGTAAAATGA
- a CDS encoding PAP2 family protein: MNKSIVLLSWLICTCTLSAQETVQNDSIQTDTLKPLKFNYKQLIIPTALIGYGVIGIESDQLKSWNSQIRDEVKEDIDEKISIDDFSQWAPAASVFALDAFGVKAKHSLRDRTVIFATSYAIMTATVMSLKSITKIERPDRSSKNSFPSGHTATAFAGAEMLWQEYKDKSIWYGIAGYAVATGTGLLEFTTTDIG, encoded by the coding sequence ATGAACAAAAGCATTGTTTTATTATCGTGGCTAATCTGTACTTGTACACTTTCTGCGCAAGAAACTGTTCAAAATGATAGTATCCAAACGGATACTCTTAAGCCTTTAAAATTCAATTACAAACAACTTATTATTCCTACTGCCCTTATTGGTTATGGAGTAATTGGTATTGAGAGCGATCAGCTTAAAAGCTGGAATTCACAAATTCGTGATGAAGTAAAAGAAGATATCGACGAGAAAATTTCGATCGACGATTTCAGTCAGTGGGCGCCAGCCGCTTCGGTTTTTGCATTGGACGCTTTTGGTGTAAAAGCCAAACACAGTTTACGAGATCGAACCGTAATTTTTGCGACTTCGTATGCTATCATGACGGCAACGGTTATGAGTTTAAAATCAATAACCAAAATCGAAAGGCCTGACAGAAGTTCGAAAAACTCCTTTCCTTCAGGACATACCGCAACTGCTTTTGCCGGAGCCGAAATGTTATGGCAGGAATACAAAGACAAGTCAATCTGGTACGGAATTGCGGGTTATGCCGTGGCAACCGGAACAGGGCTTTTAGAATTTACAACAACAGACATTGGCTAA